The Planctomicrobium piriforme genome includes a window with the following:
- a CDS encoding succinate dehydrogenase/fumarate reductase iron-sulfur subunit: MISPAKKKLSLTLKVWRQAGPKQAGGFREYKLQDISPDMSFLEMLDILNEKLIIDGEEPVAFDHDCREGICGSCGLMINGQAHGPDNETTTCQLHMRRFEDGDTVLIEPWRANAFPVVKDLVVDRSAFDRIITAGGFVSVNAGQAQDGNCIPVPKQDQEGALDAAVCIGCGACVAACKNASAMLFTSAKVSHLAQLPQGSPERAQRVLKMVAQMDKEEFGACTNTYECEAACPAGVSVTHIARLNREYFKATLLYKEERAESGGAG, encoded by the coding sequence ATGATCAGCCCAGCCAAAAAGAAGCTCAGCCTGACTTTGAAAGTCTGGCGTCAAGCGGGCCCGAAACAGGCAGGGGGCTTCCGTGAATACAAGCTCCAGGACATCTCTCCGGATATGTCGTTCCTGGAGATGCTCGACATTCTCAACGAGAAACTGATCATCGACGGCGAAGAGCCGGTCGCGTTCGATCACGACTGTCGCGAAGGGATCTGTGGTTCCTGCGGCCTGATGATCAACGGTCAGGCTCACGGGCCGGACAACGAAACCACCACCTGTCAGTTGCACATGCGGCGGTTCGAAGACGGCGACACCGTGCTGATCGAACCCTGGCGCGCGAATGCGTTTCCGGTTGTTAAAGACCTGGTCGTTGACCGCAGTGCGTTCGACCGCATTATCACGGCCGGCGGATTCGTTTCCGTCAACGCCGGTCAGGCTCAAGACGGCAACTGCATCCCGGTTCCGAAGCAGGATCAGGAAGGGGCTCTCGACGCCGCCGTCTGTATCGGCTGCGGAGCCTGCGTGGCGGCTTGTAAAAACGCATCCGCGATGCTGTTTACCTCGGCCAAGGTCTCGCATCTGGCTCAACTGCCGCAAGGCTCTCCGGAACGTGCCCAGCGCGTGCTGAAGATGGTCGCGCAGATGGACAAGGAAGAGTTCGGAGCCTGTACGAACACCTACGAATGCGAAGCCGCCTGCCCTGCCGGCGTCTCCGTCACGCACATCGCCCGTCTGAACCGCGAATACTTCAAGGCGACGCTTTTGTATAAGGAAGAACGGGCGGAATCAGGCGGCGCCGGCTGA
- a CDS encoding NfeD family protein: MAALLSAVTALGESEFMDPQLLVVVLVLAGIALIFAELFLPSGGAIAVMCIGCFLASGYFAYKAWYLTQPIFWWTYLGSVAVIIPATIIGAFQLLTRTSLGNRVLLSAPTSAEVTPYQQDLLHLTGLIGRHGTAVNLMTPGGLVLVNGERLHAVSEGLMIEPNTTVEVIAVRGTRVVVRPVAASTSAAELSQLAKEAEAAEDEIDPFRMDEA; the protein is encoded by the coding sequence ATGGCTGCCCTGCTCTCGGCGGTGACGGCCCTTGGCGAATCGGAATTCATGGACCCGCAGTTACTGGTTGTTGTTCTTGTCCTGGCAGGCATCGCTCTGATCTTCGCAGAGCTGTTTCTGCCCTCGGGCGGAGCGATTGCCGTGATGTGCATCGGCTGCTTTTTGGCCTCGGGCTATTTCGCCTACAAGGCCTGGTACCTGACGCAGCCCATTTTCTGGTGGACCTACCTGGGGAGCGTGGCGGTGATTATTCCCGCGACGATCATCGGGGCGTTTCAGTTGCTCACCCGGACATCGCTGGGGAACCGCGTACTGCTTTCCGCCCCAACCAGTGCGGAAGTGACCCCTTATCAGCAAGACCTGTTGCACCTCACCGGGCTGATTGGCCGGCATGGGACGGCGGTGAATCTGATGACCCCCGGCGGGCTGGTTTTGGTGAACGGAGAACGCCTGCACGCTGTCAGCGAAGGGCTGATGATCGAACCGAATACCACGGTCGAAGTGATCGCCGTCCGCGGCACCCGAGTGGTCGTCCGCCCCGTCGCCGCGAGCACGAGCGCAGCCGAACTGTCACAACTCGCCAAAGAAGCCGAAGCCGCGGAGGACGAAATTGATCCGTTTCGGATGGATGAAGCTTGA
- a CDS encoding succinate dehydrogenase cytochrome b subunit encodes MNWLKAFLVASVGKKYLMGVTGLFLCFFVVVHLAGNLLLYVGSDIYDEYAHKLHANPEFLIAAEVLLYAAFAFHIGFALWLQFQNRAARDKRYAYVQSKRQDRVLHGAMPTPDKTMFLTGLVVLLFLAVHLSDFKFELGWSSLEGAAPAVKAKVILSHVVRGAIYLVGAVILGVHVTHGFQSSFQSLGWNHPKYTPAIRCLSVILGLVVAIGFGSFPIVAWISNWGSMPAPPGG; translated from the coding sequence TTGAACTGGCTCAAGGCCTTTCTCGTCGCCTCGGTAGGTAAAAAATACCTGATGGGGGTGACAGGGCTGTTTTTGTGTTTCTTTGTCGTCGTGCATCTGGCGGGCAACCTGCTGCTCTATGTCGGCTCCGACATCTACGACGAGTACGCACACAAGCTGCACGCCAATCCCGAGTTCTTGATTGCGGCGGAAGTGCTGCTCTACGCGGCATTTGCATTTCACATCGGGTTCGCCCTGTGGCTGCAGTTTCAGAATCGGGCCGCGCGGGACAAACGCTACGCCTATGTGCAGTCCAAGCGTCAGGATCGGGTTCTCCACGGCGCGATGCCGACTCCGGACAAGACGATGTTTTTGACGGGCCTGGTGGTGCTGCTGTTTCTGGCGGTCCACCTGAGCGATTTCAAATTCGAACTCGGCTGGTCGTCTCTTGAAGGGGCCGCGCCGGCCGTGAAAGCCAAAGTCATCCTCTCGCATGTCGTGCGGGGAGCGATTTACCTGGTCGGAGCAGTCATTCTGGGGGTGCATGTGACGCACGGTTTCCAGAGTTCCTTCCAGTCGCTGGGCTGGAATCATCCCAAATACACGCCGGCGATTCGCTGTTTGTCAGTGATTCTCGGACTGGTTGTCGCGATTGGATTCGGCAGCTTTCCGATTGTGGCCTGGATCAGCAATTGGGGCAGCATGCCTGCGCCGCCGGGCGGTTGA
- a CDS encoding NAD(P)/FAD-dependent oxidoreductase: protein MDEPKQIVVLGGGFAGLWVAVGAARKLAESGIGPDQVQVTLVNRDAFHSIRVRNYEADLTNVRVPLDQVLAPIGVSRVEGDVRHIDVAAHSVEVEDVNGTRQLHYDWLVFALGSELARPPIPGLAEHAFDVDTFTAAEKLNDHIQQLPDRPDAPGRWTFVVIGAGLTGVEAALELPIKLRRLMQQTGKSWPWRIVLVDHSPVIGSQMGESARPVIEAALRQQQIEIRTSALVTEIGADHVQLGSGERIAAATVIWCGGMKANARTRDLGVALDTAGRIPVNEFLQVQGLPGVFAAGDSSVSLIDSVHPSVMSCQHSRPMGRFAGHNVACDLLGLPLFPLHIDWYATVLDLGDCGAVYTQGWDRKVVAQGDVAKQTKMIINQQRIYPPLTGNREEIFAAAAPIVQSAPK from the coding sequence GTGGACGAGCCGAAACAGATCGTTGTTTTAGGCGGCGGGTTCGCCGGACTGTGGGTAGCAGTTGGGGCGGCCCGTAAGCTCGCGGAGTCGGGCATCGGTCCCGACCAAGTGCAGGTCACGCTTGTGAACCGGGATGCTTTTCACAGCATTCGGGTCCGCAACTACGAAGCGGATCTCACGAACGTCAGAGTTCCCCTCGATCAGGTTCTTGCACCGATTGGGGTCTCGCGTGTAGAGGGAGATGTGCGGCACATTGATGTTGCAGCACACTCCGTCGAGGTTGAGGATGTAAACGGAACCCGACAACTGCACTACGACTGGCTGGTGTTTGCCCTGGGGAGTGAGTTGGCGCGACCTCCAATCCCTGGCCTGGCAGAACATGCGTTCGACGTCGATACGTTCACAGCTGCCGAAAAATTGAACGATCACATTCAGCAGTTGCCGGACAGGCCTGATGCGCCGGGTCGCTGGACCTTTGTGGTGATCGGCGCGGGACTCACGGGGGTGGAGGCAGCCCTCGAATTGCCGATCAAACTGCGCAGACTGATGCAGCAGACCGGGAAATCATGGCCTTGGAGGATCGTGCTGGTGGATCACAGCCCTGTGATCGGCTCGCAGATGGGAGAGTCAGCCAGACCGGTGATCGAAGCCGCGCTGCGGCAACAGCAGATTGAAATTCGCACGAGTGCCCTCGTCACCGAGATTGGCGCGGATCATGTGCAACTCGGATCAGGCGAGCGCATCGCCGCCGCGACCGTCATCTGGTGCGGCGGAATGAAAGCCAATGCGCGGACGCGGGATCTGGGAGTCGCTCTCGATACGGCCGGACGCATTCCAGTTAATGAGTTTCTTCAAGTGCAAGGACTGCCTGGCGTGTTCGCTGCAGGAGATTCCTCAGTCTCGCTGATTGACAGCGTGCATCCTTCCGTGATGTCCTGTCAGCATAGCCGACCGATGGGTCGCTTCGCCGGGCATAACGTGGCGTGCGATCTGCTGGGGCTGCCGCTGTTCCCGTTACACATCGACTGGTATGCCACGGTGCTGGATCTGGGAGATTGCGGCGCGGTGTATACGCAGGGCTGGGATCGCAAGGTGGTCGCGCAGGGGGATGTCGCCAAGCAGACGAAAATGATCATCAACCAGCAGCGGATCTACCCGCCGCTGACAGGGAATCGCGAAGAAATTTTTGCCGCCGCCGCACCGATTGTGCAATCGGCGCCGAAGTAG
- a CDS encoding HD domain-containing protein, whose amino-acid sequence MSELHLIPELADLQSGRSLIRVPAEQNVPFTRRVRALVDTEEFQRLGEISQLGLVSKVYPGAKHTRFEHALGVYHNALRYLQQLVKDRRFRAQIDDHSIELLIVSSLLHDVGHWPFCHPIEDMGLKGLPPHEAHAARFLGEGTELADVLRRDWRIEPSEVLDILAPRTQSPRLKLLRSILSGPIDVDKMDYLDRDSLHCGVPYGRNFDRQRLIQSLVLNAAGDGLAITVKGKTAAELMVFARYVMFSEVYWHHAVRSATSMFARGFYELHDRFNLTELFGCTDAEMIAAFREAAKGHRCEQLLGGIFGRKRSLYKQAVEYSHDRSPEIYQRIAGRPYGDVLQIARRLVEKLNAEQGLKLDPLDILIDAPPPHREVEFAIDVYFPKEGCYRPLRTVSPVVEALATTQFDDWVKRVRVFVAPHVALSLRSADWDELLQAVTEVPA is encoded by the coding sequence ATGTCGGAACTGCACCTGATTCCGGAACTCGCCGACCTGCAGTCGGGACGCTCGTTGATTCGCGTCCCGGCCGAGCAGAATGTGCCGTTCACAAGACGGGTTCGGGCACTCGTCGACACGGAAGAATTCCAGCGTCTCGGCGAGATCAGCCAGTTGGGTCTGGTCTCCAAGGTGTACCCCGGCGCAAAGCACACCCGTTTCGAGCATGCGTTGGGCGTGTACCACAACGCGCTGCGGTATCTGCAGCAACTTGTGAAAGACCGCCGGTTTCGCGCCCAGATCGATGACCATTCGATCGAGCTGCTGATTGTTTCCTCACTGCTGCACGACGTGGGCCACTGGCCGTTCTGTCACCCCATCGAAGATATGGGGCTGAAAGGATTGCCGCCGCATGAAGCGCATGCCGCACGGTTTCTGGGAGAGGGGACTGAACTGGCCGACGTGCTTCGTCGGGATTGGCGCATCGAGCCTTCAGAAGTGCTGGACATCCTCGCTCCCCGGACGCAGTCGCCGCGATTGAAGCTGTTGCGGTCGATTCTCAGTGGGCCGATCGATGTCGACAAGATGGACTACCTCGACCGGGACAGCCTGCATTGCGGCGTGCCCTATGGCCGAAACTTCGACCGGCAACGCCTGATTCAATCACTCGTGTTGAACGCGGCAGGCGATGGTCTGGCGATTACCGTGAAAGGGAAAACGGCGGCCGAACTGATGGTGTTCGCTCGGTATGTGATGTTCAGCGAAGTGTACTGGCATCACGCGGTCCGCAGCGCGACGAGCATGTTTGCCCGTGGATTCTACGAACTGCACGACCGCTTCAACTTGACCGAGCTGTTCGGCTGCACCGACGCGGAGATGATCGCGGCATTCCGTGAGGCCGCCAAAGGGCATCGTTGCGAGCAACTTTTGGGAGGCATCTTCGGCCGCAAACGTTCGCTTTACAAACAGGCGGTCGAGTACAGCCACGACCGTTCGCCCGAAATTTATCAACGCATCGCCGGTCGACCTTATGGCGACGTGCTGCAGATCGCCCGTCGGCTGGTCGAGAAGCTGAATGCCGAACAGGGGCTGAAGCTTGATCCGCTCGACATTCTGATCGACGCCCCGCCGCCGCACCGGGAAGTGGAATTCGCCATCGACGTCTACTTCCCCAAGGAAGGCTGCTATCGCCCGTTGCGGACTGTGTCCCCCGTCGTCGAGGCGCTGGCCACGACCCAGTTCGACGATTGGGTGAAACGAGTGCGCGTGTTCGTCGCCCCGCATGTTGCACTGTCTCTTCGCTCCGCCGACTGGGATGAACTTCTACAGGCGGTCACCGAAGTACCTGCTTGA
- a CDS encoding leucine-rich repeat domain-containing protein, with translation MSKSGVSWRVLICFSGWCGVCLTGCDSKPTASTSPADDAGLIPVSQESQTASPTRMIPADEMRKQLGANSEAQFERSGPAYIAASLSKSGATTLEPLRGQPLKMLDLTQTKISDLTPLEGMPLEKLAMIGCPVANLKPLAGMPLVLLDASETQVSDIAPVATLSKLRELYLEKAKVGDLSPLAGVELDKLWLNFCPVEDLTPLKGKHLTELNLCNTPIRSLDVIPTMEIGTLWLRETPVTDISPLVSQKLVSLDLQGTGVKDLSPLREMKTLERLNIAGSDVTDLTPLAGLQLSRLVFSPEKITTGLEVVRGMKSLRQLDTSFEGTAPAKTPSEFWELYDSGKFKPETTP, from the coding sequence ATGTCCAAGTCCGGAGTGAGCTGGCGCGTGCTGATCTGTTTCAGCGGCTGGTGCGGCGTTTGTCTGACAGGCTGTGATTCGAAACCTACTGCATCCACTTCCCCTGCCGATGATGCCGGATTGATTCCGGTGTCGCAGGAGAGCCAAACGGCCTCGCCGACCAGAATGATTCCCGCCGACGAGATGCGCAAGCAGCTCGGAGCGAACAGCGAAGCTCAGTTCGAGCGATCAGGCCCTGCCTATATTGCCGCTTCGCTGTCAAAAAGCGGAGCGACGACGCTCGAACCGCTGCGCGGGCAGCCGCTGAAGATGCTGGATCTGACGCAGACCAAAATCAGCGATCTCACTCCGCTGGAAGGGATGCCGCTGGAAAAGCTGGCGATGATCGGCTGCCCTGTCGCGAACCTGAAACCCCTGGCCGGCATGCCGCTCGTGCTGCTCGACGCGTCTGAAACGCAGGTGTCCGACATCGCGCCGGTCGCCACGCTTTCGAAGTTGCGGGAGCTGTACCTGGAAAAAGCCAAGGTGGGGGATCTGTCTCCGCTCGCCGGGGTGGAACTCGACAAGCTCTGGCTCAACTTCTGTCCGGTCGAAGACCTCACGCCACTCAAAGGGAAGCATCTGACCGAACTGAACCTGTGCAACACCCCGATTCGTTCGCTGGACGTGATTCCCACAATGGAGATTGGCACGCTGTGGCTCCGTGAGACCCCAGTGACCGACATTTCCCCGCTGGTCAGCCAAAAACTCGTCAGCCTGGATTTGCAAGGAACGGGTGTGAAGGATCTCTCTCCTTTGCGGGAAATGAAGACGCTGGAACGCCTGAATATCGCAGGTTCGGACGTGACCGACCTGACGCCGCTGGCCGGATTACAACTTTCGCGACTGGTTTTCAGCCCGGAAAAGATCACGACGGGGCTCGAAGTGGTGCGGGGAATGAAGTCGCTGCGGCAGCTCGATACCAGCTTTGAAGGAACCGCGCCTGCGAAAACCCCTTCCGAATTTTGGGAACTTTATGACTCCGGGAAGTTCAAACCTGAGACGACGCCGTAA
- a CDS encoding fumarate reductase/succinate dehydrogenase flavoprotein subunit, with translation MSDAGQSRLQSRIPDGPLSEKWDRCKNELKLVAPNNKRKFDIIVVGTGLAGASAAASLGELGYNVKSFCFQDSPRRAHSIAAQGGINAAKNYPNDGDSVYRLFYDTIKGGDFRAREANVYRLAQVSANIIDQCVAQGVPFAREYGGLLANRTFGGSQVSRTFYCRGQTGQQLLLGAYSSLMRQVSLGKVKMYPRREMLDLVTIDGVARGIIARNLVTGEMESHAAHAVLLCTGGYGNVFYLSTNAKGSNVTAPWRCYKRGAYFANPCFTQIHPTCIPVKGDYQSKLTLMSESLRNDGRVWVPKNVHDERTPKDIPEDDRDYYLERRYPAYGNMVPRDVASRAAKERCDSGYGVGDSGKAVYLDFKRAIAEQGEDKIRSKYGNLFHMYAKITDENPYQVPMRIYPAVHYTMGGLWVDYHLESTVPGLYVLGEANFSDHGANRLGASALMQGLADGYFVIPYTVGHHLASRSLKPVTTAHPQFDAVKAEAVARVDKMLNIRGNRTVQSFHRALGEIMWNQCGMARNADGLRDAIEKIRALRAEFWQSVYVPGTGADFNQQVEQAGRVADFLEFGELMCRDALERNESCGGHFREEFRSEDGEARRDDENFAHAAAWEYPGSPESLPSRHTEPLTFETIHMTTRSYK, from the coding sequence ATGAGTGACGCTGGTCAAAGCCGACTGCAATCGCGAATTCCCGACGGACCCCTGTCCGAAAAATGGGATCGCTGCAAGAACGAGCTCAAGCTCGTCGCCCCGAACAACAAGCGGAAGTTCGACATTATCGTCGTCGGCACCGGCCTGGCTGGCGCATCCGCCGCGGCGTCGCTGGGGGAACTGGGCTACAACGTCAAGTCGTTCTGTTTTCAGGACTCTCCCCGCCGGGCACACAGTATTGCCGCGCAGGGGGGGATCAACGCCGCCAAGAACTATCCCAACGACGGCGACTCGGTCTACCGGCTGTTCTACGACACCATCAAAGGGGGCGACTTCCGGGCACGCGAAGCGAACGTCTATCGCCTCGCTCAGGTGAGCGCCAACATCATCGACCAGTGCGTGGCGCAGGGAGTGCCGTTCGCCCGTGAATACGGCGGCCTGCTCGCAAACCGCACCTTCGGAGGGTCACAGGTCTCGCGAACATTTTACTGTCGCGGCCAGACCGGGCAGCAGTTGCTGCTGGGGGCCTATAGTTCGCTGATGCGACAGGTGTCGCTCGGCAAGGTGAAGATGTATCCCCGGCGGGAAATGCTCGATCTGGTGACGATCGACGGCGTCGCCCGCGGCATCATCGCCCGCAATCTGGTCACTGGCGAAATGGAATCGCACGCCGCGCACGCCGTGCTGCTCTGCACCGGCGGCTACGGCAACGTGTTCTATTTGTCAACGAATGCCAAGGGGAGCAACGTCACCGCACCTTGGCGGTGTTACAAACGGGGAGCCTATTTCGCGAACCCCTGCTTCACGCAGATTCACCCGACCTGTATTCCCGTCAAAGGGGATTACCAGTCGAAGCTGACGCTGATGAGCGAAAGCTTGCGGAACGACGGTCGGGTCTGGGTGCCGAAAAACGTCCACGACGAGCGGACTCCCAAAGACATCCCCGAAGACGATCGCGACTACTATCTCGAACGCCGCTATCCGGCCTACGGGAACATGGTTCCCCGCGACGTCGCCAGCCGTGCGGCCAAAGAACGCTGTGATTCCGGATACGGCGTTGGCGACAGCGGCAAGGCGGTCTATCTCGACTTCAAACGGGCCATTGCCGAACAGGGCGAAGACAAGATTCGCAGCAAGTACGGCAACCTGTTCCACATGTACGCCAAGATCACGGACGAAAACCCGTATCAGGTGCCAATGCGGATCTATCCCGCCGTCCACTACACAATGGGCGGGTTGTGGGTCGATTATCACCTCGAAAGTACCGTCCCCGGCCTGTATGTCCTCGGCGAAGCGAACTTTTCGGACCACGGCGCCAACCGCCTCGGCGCCAGCGCGCTGATGCAGGGGCTCGCCGACGGATACTTCGTCATCCCGTACACCGTGGGACATCATCTGGCCTCGCGATCGCTCAAGCCGGTAACGACGGCACATCCGCAGTTCGATGCGGTCAAAGCCGAAGCCGTTGCCCGGGTCGACAAGATGCTGAACATTCGCGGTAACCGTACCGTGCAGAGTTTCCACCGCGCCCTGGGCGAGATCATGTGGAATCAGTGCGGCATGGCCCGGAACGCCGACGGCCTGCGAGATGCCATTGAGAAGATCCGCGCCCTGCGGGCTGAGTTCTGGCAGAGCGTCTACGTCCCCGGCACCGGGGCTGACTTCAACCAGCAGGTCGAACAGGCAGGTCGCGTGGCCGACTTCCTGGAGTTCGGCGAGTTGATGTGCCGCGATGCCTTGGAACGCAATGAATCGTGCGGCGGCCATTTCCGCGAAGAGTTCCGGTCGGAAGACGGAGAAGCCCGTCGCGATGACGAGAACTTCGCCCATGCCGCCGCCTGGGAGTACCCCGGCTCACCGGAAAGCCTCCCCAGCCGCCATACCGAACCACTGACGTTCGAAACGATCCACATGACGACGAGAAGCTACAAGTAG
- a CDS encoding aminotransferase-like domain-containing protein: MSTKMDVSHSSLPVRFSQRRQFTSELAISFLMQQAVENPLVISLAAGLVDPQTLPVAEVLQATTEMLASETVGKGALQYGTTAGYVRLRRLLLDHFAQLEKCSVEQLGIGIDRILLTTGSQQLLSLVCEVLFDPGDICLVAGPTYFVFAGNLAGVGARTVTIPSDEHGMQIDALDQALNVLHQAGDLPRVKMIYVVSYYDNPAGTCLSEERSRQLAAVAKKWSRDHQIFILEDAAYRELRYDGPEYPSVWSMDESREQVIYTQTFSKTFSPGIRVGFGIVPSALVQPLADRKGNEDFGSSNFAQHLMAGVLQQGLYASHLVDVKHGYKLKRDAMLIAAKKYFSKLPGVTWRHPHGGLYVWMSLPENIPTSFRSDLFRRAVEAGVMYVPGEICYADSPDSRPNHQMRLSFGVQTPEGIDEGMRRLSIAVQSCL, from the coding sequence ATGTCGACGAAAATGGATGTTTCGCACAGTTCTTTGCCTGTTCGCTTCAGTCAGCGGCGGCAGTTCACCAGTGAACTGGCCATCAGTTTTCTGATGCAGCAGGCGGTCGAGAATCCGCTGGTGATCTCGCTCGCGGCCGGTCTCGTTGATCCCCAGACTCTGCCGGTCGCCGAAGTGCTGCAGGCGACGACTGAGATGCTCGCGTCCGAAACCGTCGGCAAGGGGGCTCTGCAATACGGCACCACGGCAGGCTATGTCCGCCTCCGTCGTCTGCTGCTCGATCATTTTGCTCAGCTTGAAAAGTGCAGCGTCGAGCAACTGGGCATCGGCATCGACCGCATTCTGCTCACCACCGGCTCGCAGCAGTTGCTCTCGCTGGTGTGTGAAGTGCTGTTCGATCCAGGCGACATCTGTCTCGTCGCTGGCCCCACCTACTTCGTGTTCGCAGGCAATCTGGCGGGAGTGGGCGCGCGGACCGTCACCATCCCCAGCGATGAACACGGAATGCAGATCGACGCCCTCGATCAGGCTCTCAATGTCCTGCATCAGGCAGGCGATCTCCCCCGCGTGAAAATGATCTACGTCGTCAGTTACTACGACAATCCAGCTGGAACGTGCCTTTCAGAAGAGCGCAGCCGGCAACTCGCGGCGGTGGCGAAGAAATGGTCGCGGGATCACCAGATCTTCATTCTCGAAGACGCCGCTTACCGAGAACTGCGCTACGATGGCCCGGAGTATCCCAGCGTCTGGTCGATGGACGAGAGTCGCGAACAGGTGATCTATACCCAAACTTTTTCCAAGACCTTTTCACCCGGTATTCGAGTCGGTTTTGGAATCGTGCCGTCGGCCCTGGTGCAACCGCTGGCGGACCGGAAGGGGAACGAGGATTTCGGTTCCAGCAATTTCGCCCAGCATCTGATGGCCGGAGTGCTGCAGCAAGGGCTGTATGCCAGTCACCTGGTCGACGTGAAACACGGCTACAAGCTCAAACGCGATGCGATGCTGATCGCCGCGAAGAAGTATTTCTCAAAACTGCCGGGCGTGACGTGGCGTCATCCGCATGGCGGCTTGTACGTCTGGATGAGCCTGCCCGAGAATATTCCCACCAGCTTCCGCAGTGACCTCTTCCGTCGGGCCGTCGAGGCGGGCGTGATGTATGTCCCCGGCGAAATCTGCTACGCCGACTCCCCCGACAGCCGCCCGAATCACCAGATGCGGCTCAGCTTCGGCGTGCAGACGCCAGAAGGCATCGACGAAGGCATGCGCCGCCTGTCGATCGCGGTACAGAGCTGTTTGTAA
- a CDS encoding excinuclease ABC subunit UvrC: MSPRDKVRKFPAAPGVYLMKDKQARVIYVGKAVNLRSRAGSYFLAAAAIDRRTCDLVPEIADVDFIQTDSEVDAVLLEARLIKDIQPRFNSELKDDKTFPYLQIFTHEDFPRIEFTRKPRTKGVKLYGPFPSAKKLRGTIGVLQKIFKFRTCGLDIAEDEEKWRWFRPCLLASINQCTAPCNLRISKEEYRNEIRRLRLFLDGKKETLLKELKEEMQQAAAERKFEKAARLRDEIKALESLSLRGNLAEHAQPEVFYIDPRKGLKGLKKIFNLPAVPRVIEGVDIAHLQGGETVASLVQFIDGLPFKHGYKRYKIRTVEGVDDFASMREVVSRRLRRLSQSGEAFPDVLLIDGGKGQLSAALEAMRAIDVQPPFTISLAKREEEVYVPGEDEPRRLGRHSYALRLLQYVRDEAHRFAQAYHHTLRKKSTFGE, translated from the coding sequence ATGAGCCCCCGGGACAAGGTCCGCAAATTTCCGGCCGCGCCGGGCGTGTACCTGATGAAGGACAAACAGGCCCGGGTGATTTACGTCGGCAAGGCGGTAAATCTCCGCAGCCGCGCCGGCAGCTATTTTCTGGCGGCAGCCGCCATCGACCGCCGCACTTGTGACCTGGTGCCGGAGATCGCTGATGTCGATTTCATCCAGACCGATTCCGAGGTCGACGCGGTGCTGCTCGAAGCCCGGCTGATTAAAGACATCCAGCCCCGTTTCAATTCGGAGCTCAAGGACGACAAGACGTTCCCGTATCTGCAGATCTTCACCCACGAAGATTTTCCGCGGATCGAATTCACACGCAAGCCCCGCACCAAAGGGGTCAAGCTCTACGGCCCGTTCCCGTCGGCAAAGAAACTGCGGGGAACGATTGGGGTGCTGCAGAAGATTTTCAAGTTCCGCACCTGCGGACTCGACATTGCCGAAGACGAAGAGAAATGGCGGTGGTTTCGCCCTTGCCTGCTGGCGAGCATCAACCAGTGTACCGCCCCCTGCAACCTGCGGATCAGCAAGGAAGAATACCGCAACGAGATTCGCCGTTTGCGGCTGTTCCTCGACGGCAAAAAAGAGACGCTGCTGAAAGAACTCAAGGAAGAAATGCAGCAGGCGGCGGCCGAACGGAAGTTTGAAAAGGCCGCGCGGCTCCGTGATGAGATCAAGGCGCTCGAAAGCCTGAGCCTGCGGGGGAATCTGGCCGAGCACGCCCAGCCTGAGGTGTTCTACATCGATCCCCGAAAGGGGCTCAAAGGACTCAAGAAAATCTTCAACCTCCCGGCGGTGCCGCGGGTGATTGAAGGGGTCGATATCGCACACCTGCAAGGGGGCGAAACGGTCGCCAGCCTGGTGCAGTTCATCGACGGCTTGCCGTTCAAGCATGGGTACAAGCGTTACAAGATCCGCACTGTCGAGGGAGTCGACGACTTCGCGTCGATGCGGGAAGTTGTGAGCCGTCGCCTGCGGCGGCTGTCGCAATCGGGCGAGGCCTTTCCCGACGTGCTGCTGATCGACGGCGGCAAAGGACAGCTCAGCGCCGCATTGGAAGCAATGCGGGCGATCGACGTGCAGCCCCCCTTCACCATTTCGCTAGCAAAGCGGGAAGAAGAAGTCTACGTGCCAGGCGAGGACGAACCTCGCCGCCTGGGGCGGCATTCCTACGCCCTGCGGCTGCTGCAGTATGTTCGCGATGAGGCGCACCGGTTCGCCCAGGCGTACCATCACACGCTGCGCAAGAAGTCGACTTTCGGTGAGTAG